Below is a genomic region from Anaerolineae bacterium.
TTCGGTGGGCCCTACCTTGGCTTTTTCGCCTGTCGGATGGAGCACGTACGTCGTTCCAGCGGCCGCATCGTGGGTGAGACGGTGGATCTCAATGGACAGCGGGGTTATGTGCTGACCTTGAACACGCGAGAACAGCATATCCGCCGGGCCAAGGCCACATCCAACATCTGCACCAACCAGTCACTCAATGCGCTGGCGGCGGCGGTATATCTATCGGCACTGGGCCGGCAAGGGCTGCGACGCGTGGCCGAGCTGTGCTATCACAAGGCACACTACGCTGCCGATCAGATCGCCGCGCTGCCCGGATATGCGCTGTGGTCGGGCGATTTCTTTCATGAGTTCGTGGTTCGATGCCCGAAGCCAGTGGCGGCGATTAACCGGTATCTGTTGGATGAGTGGGGCATCATCGGCGGTTACGATCTGGGCCAGGATTACCCGGAGCTGGCTGGGCATATGCTCTTATGCGTGACCGAGGTGAACTCGCGGCAGGAGATAGATGACCTGGCGACAGCGCTGCGCGAAGTGGCAGAGCAGGAGGGTGAACTATGAGGGAACCGTTGATCTTCGAGATCTCCTCGCCAGGTCGAATAGGGGCTTCATTGCCGCCGCTGGACGTGCCGGAGGCTGTAATCCCGGCTGGCTGGGCGCGCGAGAACCTGCCCTTGCCCGAAGTGGCTGAGATAGATCTGGTTCGCCACTACGTGCGCCTTTCGCAGATGAACTACGCTGTAGATGTCGGCTTCTACCCGCTAGGCTCCTGCACGATGAAGTATAACCCCAAGGTGAACGAAGTGGCCGCCCGCCTGCCTGGCTTTGTCCACCTTCATCCATTGCAAGACCCCTCCACTGTGCAGGGGGCGATGGCGCTCATGTACGAGCTGCAAGCCTATTTGGCCGAGATCGGTGGCTTCGCCGCGGTGACGTTACAGCCCTCAGCGGGGGCGCATGGCGAGCTCACCGGCGTCCTCATGATGCGCAAGTATCTCCACGAGCGCGGCGAAACGCAGCGGACCAAGGTGCTGGTGCCCGATTCAGCCCACGGCACCAACCCTGCCTCGACTACGATGTCAGGCCTGGAGGTGGTGGAGATCCCGTCGGATCGCCGGGGCAACGTGGACCTGGAGGCGCTCAAAGCAAACCTAGACGATCGGGTAGTGGGCCTGATGCTCACCAACCCCAACACCCTTGGCCTGTTCGATGAGCACCTCCTAGAGGTCACCCGGCTGGTGCATGAGGCGGGTGGCCTAGTTTACGGCGATGGCGCTAACTTCAACGCCATCCTAGGCATCTGCAAGCCGGGCGAGATGGGGTTTGACGTCCTTCACTATAACCTGCACAAGACCTTCTCCACCCCTCACGGCGGTGGTGGCCCTGGCTCTGGCGCAGTGGGCGCGGTGGGACGGCTGGCCCCCTATCTGCCAGGCCCGATCGTAGACCGAGAGATGACAGAAGAGGGGCCACGCTACATATGGCGGATGCCGGAGCGGA
It encodes:
- the gcvPB gene encoding aminomethyl-transferring glycine dehydrogenase subunit GcvPB encodes the protein MREPLIFEISSPGRIGASLPPLDVPEAVIPAGWARENLPLPEVAEIDLVRHYVRLSQMNYAVDVGFYPLGSCTMKYNPKVNEVAARLPGFVHLHPLQDPSTVQGAMALMYELQAYLAEIGGFAAVTLQPSAGAHGELTGVLMMRKYLHERGETQRTKVLVPDSAHGTNPASTTMSGLEVVEIPSDRRGNVDLEALKANLDDRVVGLMLTNPNTLGLFDEHLLEVTRLVHEAGGLVYGDGANFNAILGICKPGEMGFDVLHYNLHKTFSTPHGGGGPGSGAVGAVGRLAPYLPGPIVDREMTEEGPRYIWRMPERSIGRVKSFWGNFGVLVRAYTYIRLLGAEGLRAVAEHAVLNANYLQARLKGVYPIPYGERTCMHEFVAQGKVEGAPEVRALDICKRLIDYGFHPPTMYFPLIVPEALMIEPTETESKETLDAFAEAMVKIAEEARADPELLRTAPHRAPARRLDEVRAARELKLCAKTRAYTPEGQFSSQEPVSLQETIATQG